The following coding sequences are from one bacterium window:
- a CDS encoding PspA/IM30 family protein: MGIFARMTDVLKANVNDLLDKAEDPEKMLKQMVIEMEEAVNKATTAVGTAIANQKRLEKQFNENKKLSEDWQNKAIQAVNAGRDDLASQALAKKTTYLNSATSLEPVLQQATQTAEQMKSQLMQLKAKLDEARVRQNTLIARHQAAKAKKMIAQQMSGIGGGAFGNFDRFEKKIEDVESQADAHAELADQSTSLDDEFKKLESSSTVDADLAALKAQLGK; the protein is encoded by the coding sequence ATGGGTATTTTTGCAAGAATGACAGATGTTTTGAAGGCAAATGTTAATGATTTGCTGGATAAGGCCGAAGATCCTGAAAAAATGCTTAAGCAAATGGTTATTGAAATGGAAGAGGCTGTCAATAAAGCAACTACGGCAGTTGGGACAGCTATTGCAAATCAAAAGCGCCTTGAGAAACAGTTTAATGAGAATAAAAAGCTTTCCGAGGATTGGCAAAATAAAGCCATTCAGGCAGTAAATGCCGGCCGCGATGACCTTGCGTCTCAGGCGCTTGCCAAGAAAACGACATATCTGAATTCCGCAACTTCGCTCGAGCCGGTTCTACAGCAAGCCACTCAGACAGCTGAGCAAATGAAGTCTCAATTAATGCAGTTGAAAGCAAAGCTTGATGAAGCGCGTGTTCGGCAAAATACGCTAATTGCACGACATCAGGCAGCAAAGGCCAAGAAAATGATTGCCCAGCAAATGAGTGGTATTGGTGGCGGTGCCTTTGGTAATTTTGACCGATTTGAGAAGAAAATTGAGGACGTGGAGTCACAAGCTGACGCTCATGCGGAACTGGCTGACCAGTCCACATCACTTGATGATGAATTCAAGAAACTCGAATCAAGTTCGACGGTTGATGCCGATCTTGCTGCTTTAAAGGCTCAATTAGGAAAATAA
- a CDS encoding carboxylate-amine ligase, which translates to MTEKVPFTIGIEEEFQIVDPETRELRSHVTSQMLEEGKLLLSEQIKMEMHQSVVEVGTNICRNIQDARKEVVKLRTAIAQLAMKRGLRIVAASTHPISDWKSQEISDHDRYREIIENMQDIARANLIFGLHIHIGMPDNETCIAILNQIRYFLPHVLAISTSSPFWIGRNTGLSSIRTKIFQRFPRTDLPPVFESWATFEDYVNLLVRTNCIDNGKKIWWDARPHPNFGTLEVRVCDLPTRVDETIAIAALIQALMLTLYRLYMRNISWRIYPNQLISENKWRASRYGINGKMIDFGKRQEVHTKNLIYELIQFVDDAVEELGSRNEINYIYKILDEGTSSDRQVKVFNESGRDLKAVVDFLLTDTLTGLSLKP; encoded by the coding sequence ATGACTGAAAAAGTGCCTTTTACTATTGGAATTGAAGAAGAATTTCAGATCGTAGATCCTGAGACGAGAGAATTGCGATCCCATGTAACAAGCCAAATGCTCGAAGAGGGTAAATTACTTCTTTCCGAACAGATAAAGATGGAGATGCATCAATCGGTTGTTGAAGTTGGAACGAATATTTGCAGGAATATTCAGGATGCGCGAAAGGAAGTAGTAAAGCTCAGAACGGCTATTGCGCAGTTAGCAATGAAAAGGGGACTGAGAATCGTTGCGGCAAGTACTCACCCTATAAGCGATTGGAAAAGCCAGGAAATTAGCGATCATGACCGCTACAGGGAAATTATCGAAAATATGCAAGATATCGCCAGAGCCAACCTCATTTTTGGTCTGCATATTCATATTGGGATGCCGGATAACGAAACTTGTATTGCGATCTTGAACCAGATTCGTTATTTTTTGCCGCATGTTCTGGCCATATCGACGAGTTCGCCATTTTGGATTGGGCGAAACACGGGTTTGAGTTCAATTCGAACAAAAATATTTCAGCGGTTTCCTCGAACCGATCTGCCACCTGTATTTGAATCCTGGGCGACTTTTGAGGATTATGTAAACCTATTAGTGAGAACGAATTGCATTGATAATGGCAAAAAGATTTGGTGGGATGCTAGACCCCACCCGAATTTTGGTACTCTTGAGGTTCGTGTTTGTGATTTACCAACGCGAGTTGATGAAACTATCGCAATTGCCGCCCTGATTCAAGCGCTAATGTTGACTTTATATAGGCTCTATATGAGAAATATTTCATGGCGGATTTATCCAAATCAACTTATCTCAGAGAACAAATGGCGTGCAAGCAGGTATGGAATAAATGGTAAAATGATCGATTTTGGTAAAAGACAAGAGGTGCACACAAAAAACTTAATATATGAATTGATTCAATTCGTCGATGATGCAGTAGAAGAACTAGGCAGCCGTAATGAAATAAATTATATTTACAAGATATTGGACGAAGGCACGAGTTCCGATCGACAGGTCAAAGTATTTAATGAAAGCGGACGAGATCTAAAGGCAGTTGTCGACTTCCTATTAACCGATACATTAACCGGATTATCATTAAAACCATAA